In Diabrotica undecimpunctata isolate CICGRU chromosome 9, icDiaUnde3, whole genome shotgun sequence, the DNA window ATCGGATTTTGGTGTATATTTGCTAATTTTAAAACCTTTACCAGTCTTCTTGTATCTATACAAAGATTTTCTTTCTTTGATTTTAACTAATAGACTTTTCGTTTAGATTCATTTGGAAATGCGTCACTATAAGCTTGCCAAAACAGGACATCCTGATGTAGACATCTATTGGGAGATGTTATATAAATTTGCCTCTTAAAAATTGGTCGTGAGAACATTTTCTTCATCTTCAGTTGAATCAGTTATGCTGGTAGCATGCtgctttaaaaaaaatgtgaaatttaTTCAAAGCTTCTTCAGCTTACTCAGGATACAGAGAAAACAGGCAAAAAAGAGACTTTCCATTTTTTATAATGGTAAATTTTGGGCAATTagatttataattttatcatgaattaaaatcaattttataTGCATAGAGGAGAATATTATCCAAAAACTGGAATGTTACatctttcaaaatttttaatttataatccaAAAAGACTCGATTGTtacacatttttcaaaattttcacaaATTTTAGGCAATTAGATttatatcattatttattttatcagAACCTTTAACTTAAGTCAATATTACCAGCAATCACTAAACAAGATTTACActtctaattttattaatttgtgttTGAAGCATCAAATGTAAACAAAACGTAGGAAcattacgtgaggaacatttagttgggcaactattacccttgtacttgttccagggacttcttcaatgatttctaaaatgtcttcatcagttgcatctattattggacgaccactatagCCAGCAACTTGtagttggaatgtacccgtttcccgtaaacgacgatcaatggtcagaaataatcgtctatcgggtgtttATTCGATTGGGTATTTTAccgcataacgccttgcggctgctgcactatttccttgacattcacctacgatattcccgatggtatattgaaataataatttaatctgatccaacttacccaaagttaaatgcatatctgtcatttcctgaaatgtgtaggccattgtaatatcaaaatttttaatagtaatcttattttcacaataaatgatagcttcaaattatggactattattgatggaactattTGTTATTATTGTATCCATAGAAACTAATTGTAGTTTTATGGTCAACTAGGAAAAAACTGGTTTTTctaaaaagtgataagaggcaaaaaaataatgtgttaaactaatgatgcacaaaattcatttgatttgaacgtactcaaaagtttggggggatttagggctgcacactcTCCTTAAAGTTTTTCTGTgctcttagattttgttgtttcttttttatgaaaaatgctttcagaacaagagaGTACGGTGTCCATTcatattacaaaatgtcaagtagtttaggagataatgcacaaaacaatttttattttgtaacttcaaaggggtgtaactttttttgtgtacacttttgtactaaggtaagttggattcaatcaatttatttttgacccCGGAATGCgtaatttaatttatgacatacctttttgaaacaccctgtatatctaACCCTGAGTATACCTTTTGGTCTTCTTCCCGTACGTGTCTGCGTTAGCATTTTCTTGGATGCAAGATCTTCCTGTATCTGTTTTACGTGACCCATCCGGCACAATTTTCCAATCTTGGAGTGATGTCTGGTTCTTTATATGCATTGAACAATTCAAAGCTGTATCGTCTTCGCAATGGCGTTGTTTTCTTGCTGTCTCGCAATgcgataattattatatttttattaatattttaattaccgTCAAATAAGTCTACTTTGTTCTCTTAAAGATAATCCCTTCCCCTTTCTTCTGAGATTTTTTTAACCgaccataaaatatttttttacttaagtATGGACATGATAGTGGTTTAATAGTTAATAACGATTTTAGGTTTTTCCCATGAAGATATACAAACTGATGAACAGTTATTCAAAGACTATGTTAGAATTACCGCTGATATGGACCAATATTTAAGTGCGTTGACGAATGTGAACACCGAGAAAAACTACTTTACCACTGATATTTGCGCTATACAATTTTCAACAAAGAATCATTCAGATACAAGGGTTTACGTTGGAGACCAAGTTTTCACGTGTACAATATGCATTAAAAACTTTTCAGAAAGTTCTGATTTAAAATCAAGTGTAAACAGTCATGCTGCAGGAAAAAAACATTTAACGTGTGGAATTTGTTCTAAAGAGTTTAATAAAGATAGTCTTTTAACAGTACCTACTGTGGAAAATACTTTtccatgtgaaatttgctccgaATTGTTTTCACAAAGATCCAAGTTAACAGaacatatgagagtacacactggcgataaaccttttgcatgtgaaatttgctgcAAAAGTTTTTCACGTAGATCCAGTTTAGCACaacatttgagagtacacactggcgataaaccttttgcatgtgaaatttgctccaaaagtttTTCACAAAGATCCGGTTTAAAAGCTCATATGAGATtacacactggcgataaaccttttgtatgtgaaatttgctccaagaGTTTTTCACAAAGATTCTGTTTAACAGCTcatatgagagtacacactggcgagaaaccttttgcatgtgaaatttgctgcAAAAGTTTTTCACATAGCTCCATTTTAGGACAACATTTGAGAGGacacactggcgataaaccttttgtatgtgaaatttgctccaagaGTTTTTTAAAAAGATCACATTTAACAGAACATATAAGAATACAtactggcgataaaccttttgcatgtgaaatttgctccaaaagttATTCACAGAGATCCACGTTAACAGaacatatgagagtacacactggcgataaaccttttgcatgtgaaatttgctgcAAAAGTTTTTCACATAGATCCAGTTTAACAGAACATACGAGAAtacacactggcgataaaccttttgcatgtgaaatttgctccaaaatgTTTTCAAATAGATCACATTTAGCAGAACATATAAGAAGACACGCTAGggataaaccttttgcatgtgaaatttgctccaaaagtttTGTACAAAGATCCGGTTTAACAGTTcatatgagagtacacactggtgagaaaccttttgcatgtgaaatttgctgcAAAGTTTTTTCACAAAGATCCAGTTTAACAAAACatatgagaatacacactggTGAGAAACGTTTTGTGAAATTTGCTCAGAGAAGTTTTTACGAAGATCGAGGTTAAGAAATCGTGAGAATACACACCAGATGTATGTCGGAAATTTACTGAAATTTCACGATTTTCTGAAATGTAAATCTTTTGCATTTGCATTTGTACCAAAAATGTTCACAAAGTTCCTATTTAGAAAAACatatgagaatacacactggagatcagttttgcatgtgaaattgacactagttttttaaaaatatcaaggtGAACAGAATATATTATATAAGAATACATACTGGAGATAAACCCTTTAAATGTGAAAGTTGCTGCAAATTTTTTTCATATCGGTTATAAATAACCCTTTAACAGGTTATAAAAGAATATACCGTGGAGATAATGCTATTGCATGtgaaattgtaaaatttttgtcATTTACCTATATAAAAATGATAAACACAGTAATGAATTTGATAGTAAAATCTGGACTAGCGGAAttcatctttttttatttatagtagtAATTAACAAGCGAGTCTTTAAATAAAAGCGTTTTATATCATTTGtgattaatattgttctgaagctattttcttgtggcattttaaattaattactatttaactgggaataagccacaattaaaggttaaaatacgtttattgacgtttcaatttccacttcggaaatcgttctcaaaatactttttgaacgatttccgaagtggaaattgaaacgtcaataaacgtattttaacctttaattgtggcttattcccagttaaatagtaattcatTTGTGAttagtaaataaacaaaatttaatactGATGGCGTTATTGATTTCTTTAAG includes these proteins:
- the LOC140449400 gene encoding uncharacterized protein, producing MDQYLSALTNVNTEKNYFTTDICAIQFSTKNHSDTRVYVGDQVFTCTICIKNFSESSDLKSSVNSHAAGKKHLTCGICSKEFNKDSLLTVPTVENTFPCEICSELFSQRSKLTEHMRVHTGDKPFACEICCKSFSRRSSLAQHLRVHTGDKPFACEICSKSFSQRSGLKAHMRLHTGDKPFVCEICSKSFSQRFCLTAHMRVHTGEKPFACEICCKSFSHSSILGQHLRGHTGDKPFVCEICSKSFLKRSHLTEHIRIHTGDKPFACEICSKSYSQRSTLTEHMRVHTGDKPFACEICCKSFSHRSSLTEHTRIHTGDKPFACEICSKMFSNRSHLAEHIRRHARDKPFACEICSKSFVQRSGLTVHMRVHTGEKPFACEICCKVFSQRSSLTKHMRIHTGEKRFVKFAQRSFYEDRG